One window from the genome of Bdellovibrio sp. NC01 encodes:
- the dbpA gene encoding ATP-dependent RNA helicase DbpA: MKSLDFSSLEIAPELIAVVKELGYEQMTPIQAEAIPYLLTGKDLIGQSKTGSGKTAAFALPILNKIDLEIENIQALVICPTRELANQVVTEMRKLGRKHEGLKILALTGGQSGREQAQSLEKGVHIAVGTPGRILDHITRERIELGDLQVLVLDEADKMLEMGFEQEIKALMKELPVKRQTALFSATFPEGIQSLSRSYQRNPMKIIVEEAEGQSASIQQVVYDTEPEHKLETLMRVLQQHPSKSTIIFCNMKNTVNEIAEAIAERDVVVGSLHGDLEQRDRDRVMTMFRNGSLPILVATDVAARGLDIENLELVVNYDLPNQTETYVHRIGRTGRAGKSGTSVTLAGPRDTMKLLEFEKLTGGAFERPTLGFKNQLGLNKFAFQPTMQTIGISGGRKDKLRPGDILGALTGSDGLKGSDVGKIEVHDRYAYVAVAQGAAKDAFERLRNGKIKGQKFQIKIMK; this comes from the coding sequence ATGAAGTCCCTTGATTTTTCTTCGTTAGAAATTGCCCCTGAATTAATCGCTGTCGTCAAAGAACTTGGCTACGAGCAAATGACTCCCATTCAAGCGGAGGCCATTCCTTATCTGCTAACAGGTAAAGATCTTATCGGTCAGTCAAAAACGGGATCTGGAAAAACCGCAGCGTTCGCCCTGCCGATCTTAAATAAAATCGATTTAGAAATTGAAAACATTCAAGCCTTGGTGATCTGTCCAACTCGTGAGTTGGCCAATCAAGTTGTGACCGAGATGCGCAAACTGGGTCGCAAACATGAAGGCTTAAAAATTCTGGCACTGACTGGTGGCCAATCAGGTCGCGAACAAGCACAGTCCTTGGAAAAAGGCGTGCACATCGCCGTGGGCACTCCAGGTCGTATCTTGGATCACATCACACGTGAGCGTATTGAACTGGGTGACTTACAAGTTTTAGTCTTAGACGAAGCCGATAAAATGCTTGAGATGGGTTTTGAACAAGAAATCAAAGCCTTGATGAAAGAGCTTCCAGTTAAACGCCAAACGGCTTTGTTTTCTGCAACTTTCCCAGAAGGTATCCAAAGCCTGAGCCGCAGTTATCAACGCAATCCCATGAAGATTATCGTTGAAGAAGCCGAAGGCCAAAGTGCTTCCATTCAGCAAGTTGTTTACGACACAGAACCTGAACACAAATTAGAAACTTTGATGCGTGTTTTGCAACAGCATCCTTCGAAATCAACGATCATCTTCTGCAATATGAAGAATACCGTAAACGAAATTGCGGAAGCTATTGCGGAACGTGACGTTGTTGTTGGCAGCCTGCACGGCGATCTTGAACAACGCGATCGTGATCGTGTGATGACGATGTTTCGCAACGGCAGCTTGCCAATTTTAGTTGCGACAGATGTAGCCGCGCGCGGTTTGGATATTGAAAATCTTGAACTGGTTGTGAATTATGATCTGCCAAATCAAACTGAAACTTACGTGCATCGTATTGGGCGCACGGGTCGCGCTGGCAAATCAGGCACATCGGTGACTCTGGCAGGTCCCCGCGACACCATGAAGCTATTAGAGTTCGAGAAATTGACTGGTGGAGCTTTTGAGCGCCCGACATTGGGTTTTAAAAATCAATTGGGTTTGAACAAATTTGCATTTCAACCAACGATGCAAACGATTGGTATTTCGGGCGGTCGCAAAGACAAACTTCGTCCCGGCGATATCTTAGGAGCCTTGACAGGCAGTGATGGCCTGAAAGGTTCCGACGTCGGCAAGATCGAAGTTCACGATCGCTATGCCTATGTAGCCGTGGCCCAAGGTGCAGCGAAAGACGCTTTCGAACGTCTTCGCAACGGCAAAATCAAAGGCCAAAAATTCCAAATCAAAATTATGAAATAA
- a CDS encoding YcnI family protein, producing the protein MKKLIATTLLSLLSTTAFAHVSLESPTAETGSYYKAVLRIPHGCDGTATNSITIQLPNKFLLAKPMPKAGWNLDIANDAAGNVTEIKYSGGNLPDAFYEEFIFRGKIAAPAGSTLYFKVAQVCEKGHIDWFDIPAAGQDEHSLEAPAASLKITAGK; encoded by the coding sequence ATGAAAAAACTTATTGCGACGACTCTGTTATCTTTGCTTTCCACGACGGCCTTTGCCCATGTCTCTTTAGAATCCCCAACGGCAGAGACTGGCAGCTATTACAAAGCGGTCCTGCGCATTCCACACGGTTGCGATGGCACTGCCACCAACTCGATCACAATCCAGCTTCCAAACAAGTTCCTATTGGCTAAACCAATGCCCAAGGCCGGTTGGAATCTTGATATCGCAAACGATGCCGCTGGCAACGTGACTGAGATCAAATACTCGGGTGGCAATCTTCCCGATGCTTTTTACGAGGAATTCATTTTCAGAGGAAAAATCGCAGCTCCAGCCGGTAGCACTTTGTACTTCAAAGTGGCTCAGGTTTGCGAAAAAGGCCATATCGACTGGTTTGATATTCCAGCCGCGGGTCAAGACGAGCATTCTTTGGAAGCTCCAGCCGCTTCTTTGAAAATCACAGCAGGAAAATAA
- a CDS encoding AraC family transcriptional regulator — translation MKRHSMSSLGVIPAIASDIRVEKLEHRTTPKIPFPHKHDFYQLVVILSGSGWHEVDFTRHTVSKNQIYIIKPGQVHGWKLAKNTRGYVIEYTDASFPKNMTLENHITRRSRALPDMMKLGKSKLVNGKFFELMEEEFRHSQIHSQSILQNYLSILVLDLLRLSKAKEADNHEQEDLIMAFTDLLEEHFREEHSLAFYAQELKISAKALSAKIQRVLGKPAKEVIQERCFLEAKRLLSYSTLSVSEIGYELGFDDPNYFSRFLKQNLKVSAQQFRQRALKKN, via the coding sequence ATGAAACGACATTCGATGAGCTCTTTAGGCGTCATTCCCGCAATAGCTTCTGACATCCGCGTAGAAAAACTCGAGCATCGTACGACGCCAAAAATTCCTTTTCCGCACAAGCATGATTTCTATCAGCTTGTCGTGATTCTTTCTGGTAGCGGCTGGCATGAAGTCGACTTCACTCGCCACACGGTTAGTAAAAATCAGATCTATATCATCAAGCCCGGTCAGGTTCACGGTTGGAAGCTTGCGAAGAATACACGCGGTTACGTCATCGAATATACAGATGCTTCATTTCCAAAAAATATGACTCTGGAAAATCACATCACTCGTCGCAGCCGCGCCCTGCCCGACATGATGAAGCTTGGTAAAAGCAAACTTGTGAATGGTAAATTCTTTGAGCTGATGGAAGAGGAATTCCGTCACTCGCAAATACACTCACAGAGTATTCTGCAAAATTATTTGAGCATTTTAGTATTAGACCTTCTGCGCTTAAGTAAAGCCAAAGAGGCTGACAATCATGAACAAGAAGATCTGATTATGGCCTTCACAGATTTACTCGAAGAGCATTTCCGCGAAGAACATTCGCTCGCGTTTTATGCGCAAGAACTGAAGATCTCTGCGAAGGCGCTGTCAGCAAAAATTCAGCGCGTTTTGGGTAAGCCCGCAAAAGAAGTCATTCAAGAGCGTTGCTTCTTAGAGGCTAAAAGATTGTTATCTTATTCAACGTTATCGGTGTCAGAGATTGGCTACGAATTAGGTTTTGATGATCCGAACTATTTCAGTCGGTTTTTAAAACAGAACTTAAAAGTCAGCGCTCAACAGTTTAGACAGCGAGCGCTGAAAAAGAATTAA
- a CDS encoding protease, with protein MKKNIFAALGALMAFACLSTAVAGEFDGGSGEFDPRPNPTYNEAEIQKKIAQEMEIACSGNLCKIVGTDGQGQGWTVSFNVGYGNNNNNNGTAIYIGDNPNNANNMNWNAGITVTYKNYTCQSSLRVTPAVYRFVNTYMYNMVNSDGSTKRNFSPADQTVILFYTTMLNKVESCGNNTGAK; from the coding sequence ATGAAGAAGAATATTTTTGCGGCTCTTGGCGCGCTCATGGCTTTTGCTTGCCTTTCAACTGCTGTCGCAGGTGAATTTGATGGTGGATCAGGCGAATTCGATCCTCGTCCAAACCCAACTTACAACGAAGCAGAGATCCAAAAGAAAATTGCGCAAGAGATGGAAATCGCATGCTCTGGCAACCTTTGCAAAATCGTTGGTACTGATGGCCAAGGTCAAGGTTGGACAGTTTCTTTCAACGTTGGTTACGGCAACAACAATAACAACAACGGCACAGCGATCTACATCGGCGACAACCCAAATAACGCTAACAACATGAATTGGAACGCCGGCATCACTGTGACTTACAAAAACTACACTTGCCAATCAAGTCTTCGTGTTACGCCAGCGGTTTATCGCTTCGTGAATACATACATGTACAACATGGTGAACAGCGACGGTTCTACGAAAAGAAATTTCTCTCCAGCAGATCAAACTGTGATTTTGTTCTACACGACGATGTTGAACAAAGTTGAGTCTTGCGGCAACAACACGGGCGCAAAATAG
- a CDS encoding protease, with translation MKKLMLMLSAITMFAVAQNANAISLRFKFKTFSSGPSMYACNAGIMTPQVGAKVCYFEGTKNTCTPTTCDNTQAVCDTRCVCTGDNGGDYLMNYGKVDYQDWKDNGDTTAATGKGSATFSSSGSTSAWNQAYDDSQSWGRSISNLSFNLGSELYGAKYFVDICYRGPQIEYFEDGVTANFNLKAQANATDFLANGVNGGDNNRDGLVIPGTVDGKKYTELAGLKVQAFVVCDKQGEGSYKYARNNQGQYNTTANEANFVLNNQTGLPTSGGDLFVLGSIANLGTGNVSLVDGWVNQNTHTPRFCKIRYVFTETNATATLPNLRKWQRHGAEMCTFTDIEEASDASGLN, from the coding sequence ATGAAAAAACTTATGTTGATGCTTTCAGCGATCACAATGTTCGCTGTAGCTCAAAATGCAAACGCAATCTCTTTGCGTTTCAAATTCAAAACGTTCAGCTCTGGTCCAAGCATGTACGCGTGTAACGCGGGTATCATGACACCACAAGTTGGCGCGAAAGTGTGCTACTTCGAAGGCACTAAAAACACTTGTACTCCAACGACATGTGATAACACTCAAGCAGTGTGTGACACTCGTTGCGTTTGTACTGGTGACAACGGTGGCGACTACTTGATGAACTACGGTAAAGTTGATTATCAAGACTGGAAAGACAACGGCGACACAACTGCTGCAACTGGTAAAGGTTCAGCGACGTTCTCTTCTTCAGGTTCAACTTCTGCGTGGAACCAAGCTTACGATGATTCTCAATCTTGGGGTCGTTCAATCTCTAACCTTTCTTTCAACTTGGGTTCTGAGCTTTACGGCGCGAAATACTTCGTTGATATCTGCTACCGTGGTCCTCAAATTGAGTACTTCGAAGACGGCGTAACTGCTAACTTCAACTTGAAAGCACAAGCTAACGCGACTGATTTCTTGGCAAACGGTGTTAACGGTGGTGACAACAACCGTGACGGTCTAGTTATCCCTGGTACAGTTGATGGCAAGAAATACACTGAGCTAGCTGGCTTGAAAGTACAAGCTTTCGTAGTTTGCGATAAGCAAGGTGAAGGTTCTTACAAATATGCTCGCAACAACCAAGGTCAATACAACACAACTGCTAACGAAGCTAACTTCGTATTGAACAACCAAACTGGTTTGCCAACTTCTGGTGGCGACTTGTTCGTTCTTGGTTCAATCGCTAACTTGGGTACAGGCAACGTATCTTTGGTTGACGGTTGGGTTAACCAAAACACTCACACACCACGTTTCTGCAAAATCCGTTATGTATTCACAGAAACAAATGCAACTGCAACTTTGCCAAACTTGCGTAAATGGCAACGTCACGGTGCTGAAATGTGTACTTTCACTGATATCGAAGAAGCATCTGACGCTTCTGGTTTGAACTAA
- a CDS encoding ABC-F family ATP-binding cassette domain-containing protein: MITTSNVSLRFGGKKLFDEVNVKFTPGNCYGLIGANGAGKSTFLKVLSKELEPNTGEVIIPGALRLSVLKQDHYAYDSVTVLQTVMMGNDRLFKVMQEKDALYAKPDFSEADGVRASELETEFAELNGWEAESEAGVMLAGLGITDSLHQKLMSELDAGDKVKVLLAQALFGQPDILLLDEPTNHLDIYAIQWLEEFLYNFENTVIVVSHDRHFLNKVCTHMADIDFGKVTVYTGNYEFWREARDLAQRLKADQQRKNEDKAEELKSFIARFSANASKSRQASSRQKQLEKLDLSELPVSSRRSPFVGFDPKREAGNDLVTVQGLNKTINGEVILKNVSFTIKKNDKVAFIGRNDVAKTVLLDILAGEMEPDSGTVTWGITTTRSYFPTDNSKYFNVDARSLVDWLREYSEDKDESFLRGFLGRMLFSGDDAMKQPKVLSGGEKVRCMLAKMMLSGANVLLFDGPTAHLDLESISAVNEGVKRFKGTVLFTSHDHEFVQTVANRIIEIDTTVTEDMNDITYDEYLEKKKPVTAQ, from the coding sequence ATGATTACAACGTCCAATGTCAGCCTTCGTTTCGGTGGTAAAAAACTCTTTGATGAAGTGAATGTGAAATTCACTCCAGGCAACTGTTATGGCCTGATCGGTGCCAATGGCGCCGGCAAATCCACTTTCCTTAAAGTCCTTTCTAAAGAGCTGGAGCCGAATACGGGCGAAGTCATCATTCCAGGGGCCCTGCGCCTTTCAGTATTGAAGCAAGATCACTACGCTTACGACAGCGTGACAGTTCTTCAGACTGTGATGATGGGCAACGATCGCCTCTTCAAAGTGATGCAGGAAAAAGACGCTCTTTATGCAAAACCTGATTTCAGCGAAGCCGATGGTGTTCGCGCATCAGAACTTGAAACAGAGTTTGCAGAATTGAACGGCTGGGAAGCAGAATCGGAAGCCGGCGTGATGTTAGCGGGTCTTGGTATCACTGACAGCCTTCATCAAAAACTGATGAGCGAACTTGATGCTGGCGACAAAGTAAAAGTTTTGTTAGCTCAGGCTCTATTCGGTCAACCTGATATCTTGCTTCTGGATGAGCCGACGAATCACTTGGACATCTACGCGATCCAATGGCTTGAAGAGTTCCTTTATAATTTTGAAAACACAGTCATCGTCGTATCGCATGATCGCCACTTCCTGAATAAAGTCTGCACTCACATGGCGGATATCGATTTCGGCAAAGTGACGGTTTATACGGGTAACTATGAATTCTGGCGTGAAGCTCGCGATCTTGCGCAACGCTTGAAAGCAGATCAACAACGCAAAAACGAAGACAAAGCTGAAGAGTTGAAATCGTTCATCGCACGCTTTAGTGCTAACGCTTCAAAATCGCGTCAGGCATCTTCTCGTCAAAAACAACTAGAGAAGTTGGATCTTAGCGAACTTCCCGTTTCAAGTCGCCGTTCGCCGTTTGTGGGTTTTGATCCAAAACGTGAAGCCGGTAACGATCTTGTGACTGTGCAAGGCTTGAACAAAACAATCAATGGCGAAGTGATTTTGAAAAACGTCAGCTTCACGATCAAAAAGAACGACAAGGTCGCGTTCATTGGTCGCAATGACGTCGCAAAAACAGTTTTGCTTGATATCTTAGCTGGCGAGATGGAACCGGACTCTGGAACTGTCACTTGGGGCATCACGACGACTCGCAGTTACTTCCCGACTGACAATAGCAAATACTTCAACGTCGATGCTCGTTCCTTGGTTGATTGGTTGCGCGAATATTCTGAAGACAAAGATGAGTCGTTCTTACGTGGCTTCTTAGGTCGCATGCTCTTCAGTGGTGACGATGCGATGAAACAACCGAAAGTTCTTTCGGGGGGCGAAAAAGTTCGCTGCATGCTTGCGAAAATGATGTTGTCTGGCGCGAATGTTTTGTTGTTCGATGGACCAACAGCCCATTTGGATTTGGAAAGTATCTCTGCTGTCAATGAAGGCGTGAAACGTTTCAAAGGAACAGTGCTATTTACTTCTCACGATCACGAGTTCGTGCAAACAGTTGCAAACCGCATCATTGAAATCGATACGACAGTGACGGAAGACATGAACGATATTACTTACGATGAGTATCTTGAAAAGAAAAAACCGGTGACTGCCCAATAA
- the pdeM gene encoding ligase-associated DNA damage response endonuclease PdeM, producing the protein MKIQVANEDIELLPEKAFLWQREHLLGLSDVHLGKAESYQSAGVPIPSGSHREDLLLISDLIHRYQIRKVMILGDWIHNRFSLSEIIVQDFREFFKAHDHVHWTLLLGNHEKGSVEILNKLPFHLVEEEMQIGPFLMTHGHKNAKSKLFQIQGHTHPLVSIHEGPTRLKLPCFVLEKNALTIPAFGSLTGGYVIRKDKGKRIFAVTPKEIFEVDV; encoded by the coding sequence ATGAAGATACAAGTCGCGAACGAAGACATTGAGCTTCTTCCAGAAAAAGCTTTCTTATGGCAGCGCGAACATCTGCTAGGGCTTTCCGACGTGCATTTGGGTAAAGCCGAAAGCTATCAATCTGCTGGTGTGCCAATACCTTCAGGTTCGCATCGCGAAGATTTACTTCTTATCAGCGATCTGATCCATCGTTATCAAATTCGCAAAGTCATGATTTTGGGCGACTGGATACACAACCGTTTTTCGTTGAGTGAAATCATCGTTCAGGATTTTCGTGAATTCTTTAAAGCTCATGACCATGTCCATTGGACCTTGCTATTAGGCAATCATGAAAAAGGAAGTGTCGAAATTCTTAATAAACTTCCCTTCCATTTGGTAGAGGAAGAAATGCAAATCGGTCCATTCCTTATGACTCACGGACATAAAAACGCAAAATCCAAATTGTTCCAGATTCAAGGACATACCCATCCCCTTGTCAGTATCCACGAAGGCCCCACGCGACTAAAGCTACCGTGCTTTGTTCTTGAAAAAAACGCGCTGACGATTCCTGCCTTTGGCTCTCTGACCGGTGGATACGTCATTCGTAAAGACAAGGGCAAAAGAATTTTTGCCGTGACTCCGAAAGAAATTTTCGAAGTGGATGTGTGA
- a CDS encoding ligase-associated DNA damage response DEXH box helicase, whose translation MDELKPIHAFFKNRKWKPFPFQEEAWQAYLSGESGLLHVPTGSGKTYAAVMGPFARMMAQQPKRKGLKALYLTPLRALTRDLETAIKEPLLQEQWPLKVGSRTGDTATAEKRKQMLNPPDLLLTTPESLAVMISQPDAEDIFKNLEVVILDEWHELMASKRGSLCELSLSYLRSINPELQTWALSASIGNLEEAAKVAVGRGQEAKIISGGSDRNLDLDCLLPEKIDRFPWAGHLGFALRESLIKELDPDVSTLIFTNTRSQAERWYEAISVLKPDMEKHMALHHSSLEREEREAVEEAVKTGALKWVVCTSSLDLGVDFQPVERVVQIGSPKMIARMLQRAGRSAHRPGGKSRLLFVPTNSWEILELEAVKKALKNKHIEPRRPLKKPIDVLLQHMMTLACGPGLKMDELWLSLKETYSFSEITREEINWCRQFLTRGGETLQAYPQFHKLEIDEISGKYRPANPRVEKLHRMSIGTIVSRESVRVSYTNRSRIGSVEESFISKLKRGDVFQFAGKKLEFVLLKDMTAYVKASKAPTNTIPSWDGGRFPISETLGQAFRETLNEKHPGLDRFLEPLLGTQKKISVLPSPEILLIEKWSSKQGEHIFVYPFEGKSVHEGLTQLWGYRFAQRQASTFSFSVNDYGFEIVGPKDYDFQALFDDDFFSDHNLVEEIGQSLQIGQLSQRQFREIAQIAGLVFTGYPGAAKTGRQMQISSSLLYEVFRKHEPNNLLIRQSFDEVLANSLESGRMRKTLQRLSQMKIEWVEIDTPSPLSFPLVVETIATSNLSNESLEMKIARLKRGWEKKNEDTSRERRH comes from the coding sequence ATGGACGAGCTTAAACCCATCCATGCATTTTTTAAAAATCGCAAATGGAAGCCCTTTCCATTTCAGGAAGAGGCATGGCAAGCGTATTTGTCGGGCGAATCGGGATTGCTGCATGTGCCTACGGGTTCGGGGAAAACATATGCGGCCGTGATGGGACCCTTCGCACGAATGATGGCGCAACAACCAAAACGCAAAGGTTTAAAAGCGCTTTATCTGACACCACTGCGCGCACTCACTCGCGACTTGGAAACGGCAATTAAAGAACCGCTGCTGCAAGAACAATGGCCTCTTAAAGTCGGTTCGCGCACTGGTGATACCGCCACTGCAGAAAAACGCAAACAAATGCTTAATCCTCCCGATCTGCTACTGACTACTCCTGAATCTTTAGCGGTGATGATCTCACAGCCCGATGCCGAAGATATTTTTAAAAATCTCGAAGTCGTGATCTTGGATGAATGGCATGAACTCATGGCCAGCAAACGCGGAAGTCTTTGCGAGCTGTCGCTTTCTTATTTGCGCTCGATCAATCCAGAACTGCAAACGTGGGCCTTGTCGGCCTCTATCGGAAATTTAGAAGAAGCCGCAAAGGTCGCTGTCGGTCGCGGGCAAGAAGCAAAAATTATTTCTGGTGGTTCCGATCGCAATCTGGATTTAGATTGCTTGTTGCCGGAAAAAATTGATCGTTTCCCCTGGGCGGGACATTTGGGATTCGCTTTACGCGAAAGTCTGATTAAAGAACTTGATCCTGATGTCTCTACACTGATTTTTACTAACACACGTTCACAGGCAGAACGCTGGTATGAAGCGATCTCGGTTTTAAAACCTGACATGGAAAAGCACATGGCTTTGCACCATAGCTCTCTTGAACGCGAAGAACGAGAAGCTGTCGAAGAAGCCGTCAAAACCGGAGCCCTGAAATGGGTGGTCTGCACTTCTTCCTTGGATTTAGGTGTCGACTTTCAACCGGTCGAGCGCGTCGTACAAATTGGCAGTCCTAAAATGATTGCACGCATGCTTCAACGTGCGGGGCGTTCTGCTCATAGACCCGGTGGTAAAAGTCGTTTGCTTTTTGTTCCGACGAACTCGTGGGAAATACTGGAACTTGAAGCCGTTAAAAAAGCTTTAAAGAATAAACACATCGAACCACGCAGGCCCTTGAAAAAACCGATCGACGTTTTACTGCAACATATGATGACTCTTGCTTGCGGGCCTGGGCTTAAGATGGATGAGTTGTGGTTATCTTTAAAAGAGACCTACTCATTCAGTGAAATCACTCGAGAAGAAATCAACTGGTGTCGTCAGTTCTTAACTCGCGGTGGAGAAACACTGCAAGCCTATCCACAATTTCATAAATTAGAAATCGACGAAATTTCGGGCAAATATCGTCCCGCCAATCCCCGTGTTGAAAAACTTCACCGCATGAGTATCGGAACCATTGTTTCACGCGAATCCGTGCGTGTCAGTTATACCAATCGTTCGCGCATTGGTTCGGTCGAAGAAAGTTTCATTTCAAAACTAAAAAGAGGTGACGTCTTTCAGTTCGCTGGTAAAAAACTCGAATTCGTTCTTTTAAAAGATATGACCGCCTATGTGAAAGCTTCAAAAGCACCGACCAATACTATTCCTTCCTGGGATGGAGGCCGCTTCCCTATTTCTGAAACCTTAGGGCAAGCATTTCGTGAAACCCTGAATGAAAAACATCCCGGACTTGATCGTTTTCTTGAGCCCCTGCTCGGTACGCAAAAGAAAATTTCAGTTTTGCCTTCTCCTGAAATTTTATTGATTGAAAAATGGAGCTCAAAACAAGGCGAACATATTTTCGTCTACCCGTTCGAAGGAAAATCCGTTCATGAAGGTTTGACTCAATTGTGGGGCTATCGCTTTGCCCAACGTCAAGCTTCGACCTTTTCCTTTTCGGTGAACGACTATGGTTTTGAAATCGTGGGACCTAAAGATTATGACTTTCAGGCTCTTTTTGATGACGACTTCTTTTCTGATCACAACTTGGTTGAAGAAATCGGTCAGTCCCTGCAAATCGGGCAACTCAGCCAGCGTCAATTTCGCGAAATCGCACAAATCGCAGGGCTGGTATTTACCGGTTATCCCGGCGCTGCCAAAACCGGCAGACAAATGCAGATCAGCTCTTCATTATTGTATGAAGTGTTTCGCAAGCACGAACCTAATAATTTACTCATCCGCCAAAGCTTTGACGAAGTTCTTGCGAACTCTTTGGAAAGTGGGCGCATGCGCAAAACTTTGCAGCGTCTTTCGCAAATGAAAATTGAATGGGTCGAAATTGATACCCCGTCGCCGTTATCGTTCCCACTAGTGGTTGAAACGATCGCGACAAGCAATCTGTCTAACGAAAGCCTTGAAATGAAAATCGCACGCCTTAAACGCGGCTGGGAAAAGAAAAATGAAGATACAAGTCGCGAACGAAGACATTGA
- a CDS encoding ATP-dependent DNA ligase, whose protein sequence is MKAFAKLFDDLDSTTSTNEKVTALKNYFSSAPPADAMWTILVLTGKISKRVITSRTLRDLFLSATHYPEWLLDECYDHVGDTAETLSLLAHSLNLCRETSTSDNKTLTAWMEEEIPALAKMKDELAQSDQLIAWWKDLTYQEVFILNKLITGAFRVGVSDKLVIRAIAEVYNLPTDQVAHRLTGDVQSGIEAFERIISPEPVEANFSQPYPFCLAHPWNERSEKNFDASEWCIEWKYDGIRSQVIHRENQTWIWSRGEEQITDTFPELAKIFSALPNGTVLDGEILVYKDNQILPFQELQKRLGRKKVSAQMLKDLPVGFFAYDCLEYNGEDIRDKSLRKRKDQLAKIVTALDCDQVVLSPIVTVHDLAELDDCRLKARELDAEGLMIKLWEGTYTVGRKTGNWWKYKVDPLTLDAVLLYAQSGTGRRSNLYTDYTFALWNENKELIPFAKAYSGLDQAEIDELDAWIRRHTKEKFGPVRSVDAEQVFEIGFEGIGASNRHKSGIAVRFPRILRWRKDKKAQDADNLQSAQELLNAVTKHGRA, encoded by the coding sequence ATGAAAGCCTTCGCCAAACTCTTCGACGACTTAGACTCAACAACCTCAACCAATGAAAAAGTCACGGCCCTTAAAAATTATTTCTCTAGTGCCCCGCCCGCTGATGCCATGTGGACGATTCTGGTTCTGACTGGGAAGATTTCTAAGCGGGTCATCACCTCGCGCACCTTACGTGATCTATTTCTTTCCGCCACCCATTATCCCGAATGGCTTTTAGATGAGTGTTACGATCATGTGGGTGATACAGCTGAAACCTTAAGCCTGCTCGCGCATTCTTTAAACCTGTGTCGCGAAACCAGTACGTCGGATAACAAAACTTTGACAGCGTGGATGGAGGAAGAAATTCCGGCCCTCGCAAAAATGAAAGATGAGCTGGCACAAAGTGACCAGCTTATCGCGTGGTGGAAAGATCTGACTTATCAGGAAGTCTTCATTTTAAATAAACTCATTACGGGTGCTTTCCGCGTGGGTGTCAGCGATAAACTTGTTATCCGGGCTATTGCCGAAGTTTATAATTTACCAACGGATCAAGTCGCGCATCGCTTAACGGGTGATGTGCAATCAGGAATCGAAGCTTTTGAAAGAATCATTTCACCAGAACCCGTTGAAGCGAATTTTAGCCAGCCCTATCCGTTTTGCCTGGCTCATCCCTGGAACGAGCGCAGCGAAAAGAATTTTGACGCCAGTGAATGGTGTATTGAATGGAAATATGACGGCATTCGCTCGCAAGTCATACATCGCGAAAATCAAACTTGGATTTGGTCCCGAGGTGAAGAACAAATCACGGATACTTTTCCAGAGCTCGCAAAAATATTCTCTGCCCTTCCCAATGGAACGGTCTTAGACGGCGAGATTTTAGTTTATAAAGACAATCAGATTCTGCCCTTTCAAGAATTGCAAAAGCGCTTGGGTCGCAAGAAAGTTTCTGCACAAATGCTGAAAGATCTTCCCGTGGGGTTCTTCGCTTACGATTGTCTGGAATACAACGGCGAAGATATACGCGATAAAAGTCTGCGCAAGCGTAAAGATCAGCTTGCAAAAATCGTCACCGCGCTTGACTGCGACCAAGTCGTTCTTTCTCCGATCGTGACCGTTCACGATTTGGCAGAGCTTGATGACTGTCGTTTAAAGGCGCGCGAACTGGACGCCGAAGGTCTGATGATTAAACTCTGGGAAGGCACTTACACGGTTGGCAGAAAGACTGGGAATTGGTGGAAATATAAAGTCGATCCACTGACATTAGATGCGGTCTTATTGTATGCACAATCAGGAACAGGTCGACGTTCCAATCTTTATACCGACTACACTTTTGCATTATGGAATGAAAATAAAGAACTGATACCTTTTGCCAAAGCGTACTCTGGTTTAGATCAAGCGGAAATTGACGAACTCGACGCGTGGATTCGGCGGCACACGAAAGAAAAATTTGGTCCCGTGCGCTCTGTCGATGCGGAACAGGTTTTTGAAATTGGCTTTGAAGGTATTGGCGCTTCCAATCGCCACAAGTCAGGAATTGCGGTGCGCTTTCCCCGAATTCTTCGTTGGCGCAAAGACAAAAAAGCCCAAGATGCAGACAATCTGCAATCAGCCCAAGAACTTTTAAATGCGGTGACCAAACATGGACGAGCTTAA